Proteins from a single region of Pseudodesulfovibrio portus:
- the hmcB gene encoding sulfate respiration complex iron-sulfur protein HmcB translates to MLRRTFLGLLGAAGASVALPMSAKAGGKKFGPHPDTQGVLFDATRCIGCRQCEAACNEVNELPAPDKKFDDLSVLDTERRTDEKTYTIVNKYQTETGPVFRKSQCNHCLEPACASACFVKAFKKEPNGAVSYDASVCVGCRYCMVACPFSIPAYEYGEPLTPRVMKCTMCAPRLAEGKLPGCVERCPKEALTFGPRDELIKIARARINAFPGKYVDHVYGEHEMGGTSWMYISGQPFSEIGLREDLGTASAPELTAGALASVPIVVGLWPVLLGGIYAVSKRKDKIANDERVMAVKDALSKAADQAEKKLHEELSKAETASQRRIEVEVKKAVEEALSAKDEDAEKSEEEA, encoded by the coding sequence ATGTTACGCAGAACATTCCTCGGATTGTTGGGCGCCGCAGGCGCGAGCGTCGCGCTTCCCATGTCGGCCAAGGCCGGAGGCAAGAAGTTCGGCCCTCACCCCGACACGCAGGGCGTACTCTTTGACGCCACCCGCTGCATCGGCTGCCGCCAGTGCGAAGCCGCCTGCAACGAAGTCAACGAACTGCCCGCACCCGACAAGAAATTCGACGATCTGAGCGTCCTCGACACCGAGCGCCGGACCGACGAAAAGACCTATACCATCGTCAACAAGTACCAGACCGAGACCGGCCCGGTGTTCCGCAAGTCCCAGTGCAACCACTGCCTGGAACCTGCCTGCGCATCCGCCTGCTTTGTCAAGGCGTTCAAGAAGGAACCCAACGGCGCCGTCAGCTACGACGCGTCCGTCTGTGTCGGCTGCCGCTACTGCATGGTCGCCTGTCCCTTCTCCATCCCGGCCTACGAATACGGCGAGCCCCTGACCCCGCGGGTCATGAAGTGCACCATGTGCGCTCCCCGCCTGGCCGAAGGCAAGCTGCCCGGCTGTGTGGAGCGGTGTCCCAAGGAGGCCCTGACCTTCGGACCGCGCGACGAGCTGATCAAGATCGCCCGCGCCCGCATCAACGCCTTCCCCGGCAAGTACGTGGACCACGTCTACGGCGAGCACGAGATGGGCGGCACCAGTTGGATGTACATCTCCGGCCAGCCGTTCTCCGAGATCGGCCTGCGCGAGGACCTGGGCACCGCGTCCGCTCCCGAGCTGACCGCCGGAGCCCTGGCGTCCGTGCCCATCGTCGTCGGCCTGTGGCCGGTGCTGCTGGGCGGCATCTACGCCGTGAGCAAGCGCAAGGACAAGATCGCCAACGACGAGCGCGTCATGGCCGTCAAGGACGCTTTGTCCAAGGCTGCGGATCAGGCCGAAAAGAAGCTCCACGAGGAGCTGTCCAAGGCCGAGACCGCCAGCCAGCGCCGCATCGAAGTCGAAGTCAAGAAGGCCGTTGAAGAGGCCCTCTCCGCCAAGGACGAGGACGCCGAAAAGAGCGAGGAGGAGGCCTAG
- the hmcC gene encoding sulfate respiration complex protein HmcC gives MSAETVAAEKKSLFTPFNIIAGIILIAGLVVTVMRFTGGLGAVTNLDQNNPWGIWIGFDLLCGVALAAGGYTTSAACYVFGLKKYHSAVRPAILTAFLGYALVVFALHYDVGRPWRLPYPIFVQQGTTSLLFEVGLCVFLYLTVLFIEFTPAMFEWLGMKKIRNVVVKLTLALTIMGVVLSTLHQSSLGALFTIAPSKLHPLWYSQYLPVFFFVSSICAGLSMVIFEGTLSHKPMHHLMDEEYLDNHDGLILGFGKAASLVLFGYFSIKVIGLAYDNNWHYLTTGYGAWFLVEMLGFVALPSFLYAIGVRDRSIPVIKWAAALTVLGIVVNRFNISLVAFNYQLPSAQRYFPSWGEITISLFVVTIGVLVFRFVSTRMPIFYEHPDYKGEH, from the coding sequence ATGTCTGCTGAAACCGTTGCGGCTGAAAAGAAATCCCTGTTCACGCCGTTCAATATCATCGCTGGAATCATCCTCATCGCCGGACTTGTCGTCACGGTGATGCGGTTCACCGGCGGCCTGGGCGCCGTCACCAACCTCGACCAGAACAACCCGTGGGGCATCTGGATCGGCTTCGATCTGCTCTGCGGCGTGGCCCTGGCGGCCGGCGGCTACACCACCTCCGCCGCCTGCTACGTGTTCGGTCTCAAAAAATACCATTCGGCCGTCCGCCCGGCCATCCTGACCGCCTTCCTGGGCTACGCCCTGGTGGTCTTCGCCCTGCATTACGATGTGGGTCGGCCGTGGCGTCTGCCATACCCCATCTTCGTGCAGCAGGGCACCACGTCCCTGCTGTTCGAAGTCGGTCTCTGCGTGTTCCTGTACCTGACCGTGCTGTTCATCGAATTCACCCCGGCCATGTTCGAATGGCTCGGCATGAAGAAGATCCGCAACGTCGTGGTCAAGCTGACCCTGGCCCTCACCATCATGGGTGTGGTCCTGTCCACCCTGCACCAGTCCTCCCTGGGCGCGCTGTTCACCATCGCCCCCTCGAAGCTGCATCCGCTCTGGTACTCACAGTACCTGCCGGTCTTCTTCTTCGTGTCGAGCATCTGCGCGGGGCTTTCCATGGTCATCTTCGAGGGCACGCTCTCCCACAAGCCCATGCACCACTTGATGGATGAAGAGTACCTGGACAACCACGATGGCCTGATTCTCGGTTTCGGGAAGGCCGCTTCCCTCGTGCTGTTCGGGTACTTTTCCATCAAGGTCATCGGCCTGGCATACGACAACAACTGGCACTACCTGACCACCGGCTACGGCGCGTGGTTCCTGGTCGAGATGCTCGGCTTCGTGGCCCTGCCCTCCTTCCTGTACGCCATCGGCGTCAGGGACAGGAGCATCCCGGTCATCAAATGGGCTGCGGCCTTGACCGTTCTCGGCATCGTGGTCAACCGGTTCAACATCTCCCTGGTGGCCTTCAACTACCAGCTGCCGTCTGCGCAGCGGTACTTCCCGAGCTGGGGCGAGATCACCATCTCCCTGTTCGTGGTCACCATCGGCGTGCTGGTCTTCCGGTTCGTCTCCACCCGTATGCCCATCTTCTACGAACATCCCGACTACAAGGGCGAGCACTAG
- the hmcD gene encoding sulfate respiration complex protein HmcD: MEFFTLQDYYTFTKGTVYLIMGGILVGVTLYWQFLMGGNNKDD, encoded by the coding sequence ATGGAATTCTTCACACTCCAAGACTACTACACGTTCACCAAAGGCACCGTGTACCTGATCATGGGCGGAATTCTCGTGGGGGTCACCCTCTACTGGCAGTTCCTGATGGGCGGCAACAACAAGGACGACTAG
- the hmcE gene encoding sulfate respiration complex protein HmcE has protein sequence MYDFLTGPMLWVTFLVSFGGLLVRAVMYVRGLNWQLDRVAYRPNMSYGIRGAIRSILAFIIPFKAQAQRERPGFTIIFFAFHIGLLVTPIFLEAHNVMLEKAFGFSLPTLGTGFADTLAWMCLVGGLFMVLRRIAFPEVRIITTAYDYLLLVITLAPFVTGLIARYEMGDYNFWLMAHIITGEIWLLSLPFTKLSHAILFFMSRMQLGMDYGIKRGGMKGSDFAW, from the coding sequence ATGTACGATTTCCTGACAGGGCCGATGCTCTGGGTGACCTTCCTCGTCAGCTTCGGCGGCCTGCTCGTCCGCGCCGTGATGTACGTTCGCGGCCTGAACTGGCAGCTCGACCGGGTGGCCTATCGCCCGAACATGAGCTACGGAATACGCGGCGCAATCCGCTCCATTCTGGCCTTCATCATACCGTTCAAGGCACAGGCGCAGCGTGAGCGTCCCGGTTTCACCATCATCTTCTTCGCTTTCCACATCGGCCTGCTGGTCACGCCGATCTTCCTGGAAGCGCACAACGTGATGCTTGAAAAAGCCTTCGGCTTCAGCCTGCCCACCCTGGGCACCGGCTTTGCCGACACGCTGGCGTGGATGTGCCTGGTCGGCGGCCTGTTCATGGTCCTGCGCCGGATCGCCTTCCCCGAAGTGCGTATCATCACCACTGCCTATGACTACCTGCTGCTCGTCATCACGCTTGCCCCGTTCGTCACCGGACTGATCGCACGCTACGAGATGGGCGACTACAACTTCTGGTTGATGGCTCACATCATCACCGGCGAAATCTGGCTCCTGAGCCTCCCCTTCACCAAGCTCAGCCACGCCATCCTGTTCTTCATGTCCCGCATGCAGCTGGGCATGGACTACGGCATCAAGCGCGGCGGCATGAAGGGCAGCGACTTTGCCTGGTAG